CCAGGTTTTAGGCAGTTGAAATATCAAGCATATCTTGTTTTTGAAGACTCTCCTGTATAATATGAATTTTCAGTGTAATCACTAATCCTTTATGATGGAGGAAATTATATTCTCTCAGAACATTTTTGTAGAGTTCGGTAAAATGATTGAGGATTAGTATGGTTTCTTACAGTCTTGCATGGGGAAAAGCTGCATTAGTAGGAATTGCATTGTCGTCTTTATTTTTAAAACAATTAGCTCTATTTCTTAACGTGTGTATGATTGTCTTTGCTGCTTGatctttcttttggttttttatGATTGTGTACTTTATTGGCTCAAAGATCCAAAGATGAATGATCCTATGTACGATTTCTGCTAATGTGTcccatgcagaaaatttcaaggTCAGGGGATGAAAAAGGACGGACTCAGAAGTTGAACAAGGACCGCAGGATGGCTCAGGTAGTATTTGCTGCACAGATCCGAAGCCATTAAACATGTCTACTTTTACGCCTTCCTCTTCCCTGcctgattatcatctctcttgCACATCAATGACATGATGGATGAACCATATCCCCGAAGTAGCCCCATTCTCATTAGCAGTCATGCATTTGGGGATTTGTTCCTCTATATAGCTACTAAGATCTTGTAAGATGTTGACTATAGTAGTATGTCAGATGCAGGGAAACTTCTATAACTTAAAATCTAGACACTAGCGAACTTTAGATATGCTCAGTGTAGCCAGAGTCTATGAGAGAGATATTGCTTAGTTGTATTTTTCTCACTTATACATGTTAAATTCCTATCATATATGCAGGCAAGGAAGCAGGGTCACCTAATTGCTCAAGATGCGTAAAGATTGCATGATTGTTTCAAGACTAGAAGATGGGTTTATTCTGAAGGTGGCCTTGCTCCACCAACCCTTTTCCCAATCGTCGGAACCCAGTCTGCAGTCACTGCACGATTGTTGGTTAACTGATTTATCTCCTTATAGAATCTGGACATGTTTATTTGAAAGAATTATATACTCTCCATGTATCTCCTTGCTTATCAAGCCCTTCTATGGCAAAGGCTTGTAGATGCTACAGAACTAAAGCTGGTTGGCTCAACCGGCTAGGATTATATGAGCAACCTGTTGGCTAGTGGAGTACTCTTCCCATTTGTAAAAGGAGCCAACTCACATCCTAATAAATCTTGCATAATTTTTCTGTTTACTGTGCCTGAGTCAGTAAGCTGTGCATCAAAGTCATTCCTTTGTTACAGGTTGAGTCATGAGTAGCTCTGGTATGTTTTTGAAGGTATGAACCCCTGATTTGAGGTCGTAGAAATTTAGTGTGAATGTTAAGCTGTTTAGTATTCTCAATACCCAAAGTCCTGGAAAACATTAGCAAGAAAAAAAGTTGGTGTAATATGATGAACTTGGGAGGGGGATTCATGAATTACTGTTTATGATAGAGGCCTGGATCTGAGTTAGTTTCAAAAAGGATTCGTGCTGCAGTGTTTATTAgctctgtttgctgtttggactGTAGGTTGGATTGGCTTTAATATCATTTGTAATGATTTAGGAACTCATCTAAGAAGAACTAGCCATTAAGTTGCTGATTAGAATCCTTGTTCCTGCTTATTTATCTAACGTAGGTCTTTTCAATGCATACTAATATCGGATGCCGGTATATACTAATCTGGGATTAAAAACATGGCCTTATGGGTCTTATAATCGGGGTGGCAGCACTATTGCCCTTAGACTTGATTAAACTGATCTCAGAAAACCTACAAAGCTTCTTTGTCTCTCTGTCGATATCAACTATATTAACCCTTGAAATGGGCACACCATCCAGATTTCATGAAATACTTGAGCCCCATTGGACTCTGGAATTTATGGATGACATATATGAAAAAAAGGATATGGATGAAGTTACATCAAAACAAAGAAAGGAAGATTGTCCCCATAAAAAAGAGAAGCAAGGAAGATTgcaccaaccaaaaaaaaaagaggaagcacaAGGAAAATCAACTACAACCattaaattcagaaaaaaagaagaagagaggtttGGTGATTGTCTTGAACTTGTCCAAGTGGGTTTCAGAAGAAATGGGTGTTTGAATGGCATTAGAAGTCATGGTTTTCTGCAATTCTGTTAACTTCTGTAAAATATAatgttgtttgtttgtttgtgcaGCGAGATTCTGTAAAGACTCAGAATCATGAAATCATAATCTGTATGttgattaaaataattaaatgcaAAATTATCTATTATcattcaatatttttttcttttttaagcctGCTTTTTAAACAACTGAACGTCTTCTGAATATTTAAAGCACCCAAAATTCAATTCTAGGAAGAAGATAACACatgattttgatttttaaaaCCTCCAAAGTTGGTACAAGAAATTATAGAGTATCGGTTACCAATATCATGGGAAAAAGCAGTTGAGTGAGTTTTTCCTGCTATTCTTTTGGCCAATTAAAAGGTGCGCCAGCCTATTATCTCTTCATTTTCCTATTTATTCTTACCACTTCAAAAGAGGTGAGGCTCGGGTCTTACTAGGATAGCAGCATGAGAATCCTACCTCCAATGAATTGTACCAAGCCTCTGTATACCAGGATGCCAACTGCTAAACTTTCTCCTTAATTACACCTGATTACTTCAAAAAAATCCTAAACATAGAGACATATGGGTGCAATTCATGGAGATTGGGAAAAAGAGATGCACCAGAATTTCTTTGAATAAAAACAAGAGCAGATTATGGGAGGAACCATAGATATTAGGATGATTTGACCTGTTTGATAAATGAGTTAAGTAGGACGGGTTgggttacctatttaataaacaggtcggatttAGATATGAAATTTTGACTCGTTTAACAAGCAGGTCTAGTTCGAGTTGGTGAATTTTTAGCCTGACTCGTATTTGACTTGACTTGGATTCGACCTGATCTGACTCGACCCAATTGCCACCCGCAATGACATATTCATCAATCTCGGAAATGGACGCCAATCTCTCCACCACTAAACTCTGTCCTAAGTTATAGGAGATTTTTGTGGACAAACAACACCAAGGAAAGGACAAGGGTTGACAAACAGCTACTCCTAAAATTTGTTGAAATGGATATTTAACTAGAAGGAACAGTTGGAAGAAGGCCAGCCCACAGTTAGATGTTATCCCGTTTGAGCTCAGGAACGGTCGGCCTAGCGACGGAATCGCTAGCTTGGAGGGCGCTGGACCAGAAGATATCAACTCTTGGGACGACCTTGTTCTGTTATGAGAAAACATGATAAAGCCTTCTGAATTATCTTTAGAGATCCCACCATCCACCTTGAATCCATCGTCTTGTTTCTGGTTCCTGTCTTCCATTGGTTATAGATCTTGTAAAGCAATTGGCTTCCCCTCCCTCACTCCTCTCCAAATCTGTTCACTTGGTTTATTTGGGTGGCAGGTAAAGAACGGGGTCTCCAATCTTTCCCTGTTCTTTCACTGGAGTGGGAGGTGGGGAAGCGGTCTTGTATCTGCCGCTCCTAGAGGTTGATAGATTGTTCATTCTTCGCCTAGGTAATTTTCATtaaatttctctttctttatggTTGGAAGAGGACTATAAATGCTCTAGATCTTATGGCCAAATTTTAATAACCTTGTCACCTTGATGAGGTTTGAAAGGAAGGTACAATGAGCTTGCAAACAGacatccttctttttttcttttaacaagcaattagcaaacaaatattttttacatCAAGTATTTGAAGCTTGCATCCCAAAGCTCATAGTGAAGATCCTCTCCAAACTAATTATTGAAAGTATTCAAAGCTTTTCATCTCCaaatagttctttttttttataaacaatACAATTGTCAATAGATGCCATTAACTATCTGAGGATTTTGTGATTTATCCGAGAATTATTCACAACTTGTTCAAGAAACACCGATGAATTGCAGCTCAATGCCTCAAATGATGCTCTCTCTCGTTGCTGCTGCTATATTTTTTTCCCTATGCTTGCTAATCTCTTCATCTTGACGACTTCCTCCCTTGATAAAGTATTAACTTTTTAAGCCAACGACAATTTTAACGTAATTAATATATATGCAGggaaaaggagaaggaaagaatgGCAGAGAAGAGGATGGGAAACATTAATAGCCGAGGTTGCTCCCCGGAGGCACCCCCGGTTCCAGGCCTGATGACTAATTGCAAGCCTTGCAAGCGGTCTGCAGCACGCGGCTGCTGCGTGGTTACAGACGCCACCAGAGACTTGTGGGATAAGCTCTTTGCTGAAGGCTACCAAGCGGATGTTTTTGTCTGCACGAACGAAGGCGTCATCCCGGCCCATGCAAGCATTCTCGTTAGTTCGCCTTCTCTTCTTGATTCCTGCAGTTAAAGATTGTTGCAAAGCATGAAGTTTTATGTGATATGATCCAATCTCATGTTCCAAGTTGGTCTTGTTTCTTCAAATGGATAGGGCACGGCTTCGCCGGTGATGAAGAACATGTTGAGGCAGTCGAGAAGGAGCCGAGGAGGCCGTCGAAAGGCCATCTCTATCCGCGGGGTTCCTCACCATGCTGTCAGGGTCTTCCTTCGCTTCCTCTACTCATCATGGTAGCAACTCCCTATCCTCTAACTGAAAAAGATCAAAAGCCATATTCTGGATGCATGCGTTACTTACCATGAGAGCCATCTCTTGTTTTTGTTTTCCATCGGCATCAGCTATGAGCAGGAAGAGATGAACCAATTTGTGCTGCACCTGCTGGTACTATCGCATGTGTTTGTGATCCCCACGCTGAAGAATCTCTGCGTCCAGCAGCTAGAGAGAGGCCTGTTGACTACTGAGAATGTGGTTGATGTCTTCCAGCTAGCAAGGCTTTTCGATGCTCCGCGGCTCTGCCTCCTCTGCCACCGGATGATAGTGAGGAACTTCGAGGCGGTGTCTGCCTCCGAGGGGTGGAAGGTGATGAAGCAAAGCAACCCAAGGCTGGAGAAAGAACTTCTGGAGTCGGTGATCGATGCTGATACGGTGAGTTCTAACGCAGCATCTTTGAGTTTTCATGTCTTCAATAAGAGCTATTCCCTAAGTTTTCATGCGAGCTTCATTACTACTATAAATGGCACTTACTTCTCTTTGTGTCTCGGTTGGAATCAATTCAATTTCTCATGGAACATTATGTCAATAGTTTTATGATATTGCAAAAAGTTGGCTTGTCAGAATTTGAGCTTGTAAACATTCTAATTCTTAATTTTGCGAAAGCAAGTTGGTTTCCAAGAGAAACTACTACATGATCGATTTGGAGCAATGATTGCTCCGCGAGAAATGATTCATGGGGAAAAAAATGACACACAGCAGAAGGGTAACAATGCGAGAGATGAAAAAAGTTGGAACCAACAATGCTCAGGCTCTAATTTTGGGTCCTATCCAAAAGTGGAACTGAACTAATTCCTCTTTTAAATTCTTTCAGAGAAAGAATGAAAGGTTGAAGAAACTAGAGGAGAGAAAGATCTATCTCCAGCTACATGAGGCCATGGAGGCCCTTGTTCACATCTGCAGAGATGGATGCCGGACGATTGGGCCTCATGACAAGGTTCTAAGGCGAAGTGCAGACCCTTGCAACTTCCCGGCTTGCAGAGGACTAGAAGCACTCGTTCGACACTTCGCTGGCTGCAAGAACCGAGTCCTCGGTGGCTGCACTCACTGCAAGAGGATGTGGCAACTGCTTGAACTCCACTCTCGGCTATGCTCGCAAGTTGATGGATGCAAAGTTCCCCTCTGCAGGTATTCATCAAAGCCAGAAGTCATACTTGTTGGAAAATCATCAGCTGAAGTTTGGATGGTACCAGTATACACAGC
This genomic interval from Phoenix dactylifera cultivar Barhee BC4 unplaced genomic scaffold, palm_55x_up_171113_PBpolish2nd_filt_p 000626F, whole genome shotgun sequence contains the following:
- the LOC103718574 gene encoding BTB/POZ and TAZ domain-containing protein 4-like; translated protein: MAEKRMGNINSRGCSPEAPPVPGLMTNCKPCKRSAARGCCVVTDATRDLWDKLFAEGYQADVFVCTNEGVIPAHASILGTASPVMKNMLRQSRRSRGGRRKAISIRGVPHHAVRVFLRFLYSSCYEQEEMNQFVLHLLVLSHVFVIPTLKNLCVQQLERGLLTTENVVDVFQLARLFDAPRLCLLCHRMIVRNFEAVSASEGWKVMKQSNPRLEKELLESVIDADTRKNERLKKLEERKIYLQLHEAMEALVHICRDGCRTIGPHDKVLRRSADPCNFPACRGLEALVRHFAGCKNRVLGGCTHCKRMWQLLELHSRLCSQVDGCKVPLCRHFKEKLRHQNKKDEVKWKLLVSKVLEAKSFSGAPFLQSMVAVCA